In Saccopteryx leptura isolate mSacLep1 chromosome 13, mSacLep1_pri_phased_curated, whole genome shotgun sequence, the DNA window CGGGCACTGCGGGATGCCCGAGGAGCCTGCCCCTCAGGCTCCTCGCCCTCGCCCTCGACCTCGCCCTCGACCACGCCCTCGACCTCGACCTCGCCCTCGGGGTCGCCATGCCTGTAAAAACAGTTCTGTCCGAATGGGCAGCAATCCGTGCACAGAGCGAAATACCTGCAGGTCTTGGTGCTCATGGACTCCTTGTACTCCTGAATGAGCTGCCGCTTCTCCTCTTCATCCTCCACCCAGCGCTCGCTGGGGATCACCAGGTCAGAAGAGACCCGGCACTGGGGGCAGCACTTGATCAGCCGGCTCCGGAAGTGGGGAATCTTCCTCCAGTGGCGGATGCACTTGAGACAGTAGGGGTGGTTGCAGTTGGACAGGATGCCGAAGCGGCGCTCGCTGGGCTCGGCCTTCTCGCACACCACCTCCATGCAGATGCCGCACACCTGATCCAGGTTGCGCTGCACGGCGAAGGAGTGCTCCATGTCGCGCTCGTGCACCTCGATGCAGGCGCGGATGTGCCGAGCCCGCTGCGCCGCGTCCTCCGGGTGAAGCGTTTCCCGCCCGCAGAAATCGCACACGTCGCCGTGCAGGTACGGGCAGGCGTCCCCGCGAAAGCACGCCCCCAGCGCGGCGTCGCGGCACAGCGGCGGCAGCCCCGGCCCCGCACCCCCGCGGACAGGCTGTCGCCGCACGGGCCCCCAGCACGGCGGCTGCGGCGGCTGCAGCGGCGGAGGGGCCTCGGCGGCTTCGAAAGCCCCGTCGCCCCAGCAGAAATGCCCGGGAACGAAATGCAACGGCTCCGACCAGCCCAAAGCCCCCGCGCCCCCCGCCGCCAGCAGGCTCGGCTGCTCTTCAAAGAAGGCCCTGCCGGCCTCCGGGCCAATCGCCGGCCAGGACCGCGAGCACGCGGCGGGGGGCTCCCACGCCACTTCCGGGGGCTCCGGCTCGCTCGGCGCAGGCGCCGCGGCCGCCTCGGCCGCCGCAGCCGCGCCATCGCCGCCATTGCTGCCGCGGCCTAGCTCCGCCGACGCCCGCCGCGGCGACCCACCGCCCTCCCCGGCCGTCGGCAGCCCTGACAGGTCGTGAGAGTAGCGACAGTCCTCCCCGTGCTTGCACATCCCGTGCGCATAGTACCTGCACACGACGTCTTTCGTCCAGGGCCCCGCGCGCCGCAGATCCCGCAGCCAGCGGAATGGGGACCCGCCCCCGGAAGTGCGGGCGGGCCTAGAC includes these proteins:
- the MKRN3 gene encoding probable E3 ubiquitin-protein ligase makorin-3, encoding MPRKKTPGAPFRGATGDMQGPAAPSEPQEAAGGSTGAQGAGEGDPGPGYPTRPAPRPSPGSGHAHLRTSWSRPARTSGGGSPFRWLRDLRRAGPWTKDVVCRYYAHGMCKHGEDCRYSHDLSGLPTAGEGGGSPRRASAELGRGSNGGDGAAAAAEAAAAPAPSEPEPPEVAWEPPAACSRSWPAIGPEAGRAFFEEQPSLLAAGGAGALGWSEPLHFVPGHFCWGDGAFEAAEAPPPLQPPQPPCWGPVRRQPVRGGAGPGLPPLCRDAALGACFRGDACPYLHGDVCDFCGRETLHPEDAAQRARHIRACIEVHERDMEHSFAVQRNLDQVCGICMEVVCEKAEPSERRFGILSNCNHPYCLKCIRHWRKIPHFRSRLIKCCPQCRVSSDLVIPSERWVEDEEEKRQLIQEYKESMSTKTCRYFALCTDCCPFGQNCFYRHGDPEGEVEVEGVVEGEVEGEGEEPEGQAPRASRSARRRLLESDQD